The genomic segment GATCACGAACGTCATCAAGGGCTACGCGAAGAAGGACGCGGCCGCGTCGAAGGCCACGGGGATGCCAGGCAACAACGGGAAAGCGCCGTGGAAGAAGTGACGCGGGTGTACGAGCTGCCGTACCCACCGTCGGTCAATCACTACTGGCGGCGCGTGGGCTGGCGGACGCTGATCAGCCGCGAGGGAAGGCGCTACCGCAGGGATGTGGTGGCGCTCCTCGCGGCGTCGCGGGCTAGGCCGATGCGCGGTGCGCTCATCGTGCGCGTAAAGGTCTTTCCGCCCGACGGCCGGCGGCGAGACCTCGACAACCTACAGAAGGCCCTTCTTGACGCCCTCGAACGCGGCGGCGCGTTCGCCGACGACAGCCAGGTCGCGCGGCTCGAAGTGGAACGCGCCGACATCGTGCCCGGCGGCAAGGTCATCGTGGAGATCGCGGAGCGAACGTAAATGGAGTTGCGACCGTACCAACGCCAGGCCGTCGAGGCCGTGTACGACTTCCTGCGCACGCGGGACGACAATCCGTGCGTGGTGATCCCTACCGCCGGCGGCAAGACGCCGGTGATGGCCACGATCTGCCGCGATGCCGTGCAGCTCTGGGAAGGCCGTGTGCTGATCCTCGCGCACGTCAGAGAGCTGCTCGAGCAGGCGGCCGAGAAACTGCACCTCGTCGCGCCAGACCTGCCGGTCGGCATCTACTCGGCGGGGCTGAAGCGCCGTGACTTGGGCTACGCCGTCACCATCGCCGGCATCCAGTCGATCTACGAGAAGGCATGCGATGTCGGGACGGTCGATCTGGTCATCGTCGACGAGGCCCACCTGATCCCGCCCGACGGCGAGGGAATGTACCGCACGTTCCTGACGGACGCCCGAAAGATCAATCCACAACTCCGGGTGATCGGCATGACGGCCACGCCGTTCCGGATGAAGAGCGGGATGATCTGCGCGCCGGAAAACATCCTCAATGCGGCCTGCTTCGAGATCGGCGTCCGCGAGCTGATCGTGCAGGGCTTCCTGTGCCCGCTGCGGACGAAGGCGGGAACGCAGCGCCCCGACTACGACCAGCTCCACGTGCGCGGCGGTGAATATGTCGCCGGCGAGGTCGAGGACTTGATGGACGAGGACAACCTCGTCCTGTCGGCCTGCCGCGAGATCGTCGAGCACACGCAGGGCCGAAAGAGCGTGCTGATCTTCGCGTCGGGCGTCCGGCACGGCCAGCATGTTTGTCGCGTCATGGTGGAGCGGCACCAGGTCGAGTGCGGCTTCGTCTGCGGAGAGACGCTGCCGTTCGAGCGCGACAATCTGCTGAAGCGGTTCCGCGATGGCGCGCTGAAGTACCTCTGCAACGTCAACGTCCTGACCACCGGATTCGACGCGCCCAACATCGACTGCGTAGCGATGGTGCGCCCGACGCTCTCGCCGGGCCTGTATTACCAGATGGTCGGACGCGGCTTCCGGTTGCATCCGGGCAAGGCCGATTGCCTCATTCTGGACTTCGGCGGCAACGTGCTGCGGCACGGCCCGGTCGATCAGCTTCGCGTCAGCCCTTCGGCGAACGGCAACGGCGAAGCGCCGGCGAAAGAGTGTCCGCAGTGCCACGCGATCATCGCGGCCGGTTACGCCAACTGCCCGGAATGCGGCCACGAGTTTCCGGATCGCAACCACCGCAAACACGAGGCCACGGCCAGCAGCGAGGGGATTCTCTCCGACCAGACGACGCGGACCGAGCATGATGTCACCGACGCCTTCTACAGCGTTCACATCAAGCGGGGTGCGCCGCCCGATGCGCCGCGCACCATGCGCGTCGATTACCGCGTCGGCTTCAACGAGTACGTCTCCGAGTGGGTCTGCTTCGAGCACACGGGTTTCGCGCGCCAGAAGGCCGAGCAATGGTGGGCGCGGCGCTCGAATGAACCGGTGCCCGCGAACGCGGATGAAGCGGTCGAGTTGGCGGACGCCGGCGCGCTGACTCCGACATCGGAGATCACGGTCGAGCGCAAGGCTGGCGAGAAGTTCGACCGCGTCGTGGCGTACCGCCTGGGCGAAAAGCCGCCGCGCCTCGATTCCGAAGAAGGCCTGCCTGAGGAAATACCCGTCGTCGAAAACGAGGAGGTGCCGTTTTGATCGATGCCCCTCGTGTCGCGCCGACGATCCGCCGGTTCCTCGAGCTGCTGTTCCAGCCGGGGGACGTATTCGAGGTCCGCGTGCCGGATTGCCGTGAGCGCCGCGATGCCCGGTACGCATTCACCTGCTCGGGCTACTTCACCTTCGAGACGATGGATGCGGCGGTCGCCGGGATCGTGGAACTGGATCGTTCGGCCATTGCCCCCGGCATCTATGTGACGATCAATCCCGTTGCGCCGGCGCTTCTGGCCCGCGCCGCCAACCGAATCAAGCCCCGGGCGCGCGAAACGACGCAGGACAAGGACATCCTACGTCGCTGCTGGTTGCTGATCGACGTCGACCCTGGCCGGCCGGCGGGCGTCAGCGCCACCGAAGCCGAACTGGCGCTGGCGCACACGAGGGCCCGCGCGATCACCGAGTATCTGGCATCGGCAACATGGCCGGTCCCGATTCTGGCCATGTCAGGGAATGGCTACCACTTGCTGTACCACATCGACCTGCCGGCGGACGACGGCGGGTTGGTCAAGGGCGTCCTCGCGGCGCTGGCCGATCGATTCAGCGACGACGTCGTCGTGGTGGACCGCGCGGTCCACAACCCGGCGCGGATCGTCAAGGTAATCGGGACGGTCTCCCGCAAGGGCGATGAGCTTCGCGGTGCGGCCGGTCAAGACGACCGTCCACATCGACGGTCCGAGTTCGTCGAAGTGCCCGAGCAGCTCGTCGCCGTACCCGAGGAACTCCTACGGGCCGTGGCGAACGCCAAGGACGGCTCGGACGACGCGGCACGGGCCAACGTCGCGGCCCCCGTGGCCAACGTGGGCGGCGACAACGGCCGGTTCGACTGCACCCCGGCTGGCGTCCGGGCCTGGCTCGAGGCCCGACGCGTGACCGTGAAGGGCGAGCGCCGCAACGGCGACAAAACGCTGCTCCTTTTGGAGCGCTGCCCGATCAACCCGGAAATCGTCTCCAACGGCGGCTCCGACATCGCCGTGATGGTCGGCGACGACGGCATGCTCGCTTACTGCAACAAGCACAATCGCGGTCAGGCGTACACATGGCACGACCTGCGACGGGCGCTTGATCCGGAATACGAAGCCCGCGCAGCCGATGACGGCAGCGTCGATCTGTCCGCGTTCGGCGTCTCCGCGCACGACGCGCCGCCAGCCAGCGCGGGTGACACGCAACCGATCGATCCCGGCCCATTGCCTGAAGAACTCCTGCGCATCCCCGGTTTCGTGAGCGAGGTGATGGACTTCTGCCTGGAGACCGCGCCCTACCCGAATCTGGCACTGGCGTTCGGCGGCGCGCTGGCGTTGCAGGCGTTCCTGGCCGGCCGCAAGGTGCGCGATCCCGGCGACAACAGGACCAACATATATGTCCTGGCCCTGGCGCATTCCTCCGCCGGCAAGGATGCACCTCGCAAGCTCAATACGCAGATCATCAATGCAGTGGGGTTCGCCCGCTGCCTTGGCGAACGCCTGGCCTCGGGCGAGGGCGTGCAGGATGCGCTCTTCGCCGATCCGGCCATGCTGGTCCAGACGGACGAGATCGACAGCATGCTCCAGTCGATCAACAAGTCCCGCGATGCCAGGCACGAGAGCATGATGAGCACGCTGCTGACGCTGTACTCATCGTCGAACAGCGTGTATCCGATGCGCCGCAAGGCGGGGAAGGAATACCCCGGCGTCATCGACCAACCGTGCCTAGTCATCTTCGGCACGGCGATTCCCAACCACTACTACGAGGCCCTTTCGGAGCGGATGCTCACGAACGGATTCTTCGCCCGCATGCTGATCCTCGAGGCAAGCCAGCAGAGACGGGGCCAGGAATCATCAATCCGCGAACTGCCGCCACGCATCACGGCGACGGCGAAGTGGTGGGCGGAATACCGTCCCGGCGCTGGCAATCTTGCGGGTTGTCATCCCGCGCCCGCCATCGTCGAGCAGACGGAGGATGCGCGACGGGTGCTGGCGGAGACGCGCGAGGAGGCGGACGCGGAGTACAACAAGGCCCAATCCGCGCAGGACGCCGTCGGAACAACGGTCTGGGGTCGGGTCAGCGAGCAGGCGCGAAAACTCTCCCTGATCTACGCGGTCAGCGAAAACCACGTCGAGCCGCGCATCGGCGTCGAGGCGGCCCGCTGGGCGTCGCGTCTCGTCACGCACCAGGTCCGGCGGATGCTCTTCATGGCCGCCGGCCACGTGGCCGAGAACCCGTTCCATGCCGATTGCCTGCGATTGCTGAAGAAACTGCGCGAAGCGCCAGACCACGCCCTGCCCCACCACGTGCTGCTCAAACGCATGAAGACCGACGCCAAGAGCTTCCGCGAGCTGATCGAGACGCTCGTGCAGCGCGGCGACGTCGTGATCGACGCCGTGGCGACCGAGGGCCGGACCAGGACCGTGTATCGCTTGGTGGGGAACGAAGGTGAACAAGCGTGAACGAAGCGGTGAACGAAGTCGTGGGGAACAAAGGGAAAGATGGGTGAACGAAGATGTGTAGGCCGCGCCGCGAGTTACGTGCTTCTTTCCCTCTTTCACCCGCACGGCGTGCGGGCATGAATACATATTACTTCTCTTCTTCTTTCTCTCTTTCACCCGCTACCCGCACGCGCACCTGCACCCGCGCACGCGCGTACGCGAGGGGAAGGGGTGAAGGAGGGAAGGAAGTTGGGTCCTACCTGGCCCAAGTCGCCAGCCGAGGCCCGCGGGAACAGCCACGAATCCAGACAGAGTTTGTTGCGCTTGGCCGATCCCCAGCCAGGCCGCCACGGGGCGCGCCCCGTTGGGCCGTGGGCCAACGGACGCCGCCGGTGCGTCCTGGCCTACGCCTTGGCCGCCCCGTTGGCCCCGGGGCGGCCCACGTTGGCGCCCGGGCGACGCGGCGCGGACGAGCCGGGCGTTTCTACGGCCTCGGCGGCCCTGTTGCGACGTGGGCCAACGGGGCGCGTCTTGGGCGAACCGGCGGCTGGGACGCCGTCGGATAGGGCGATGACAAGGAGGTCAACGTGAACATCGAACTGCGGCCGCTGGCCGCGATCAAGCCGTATGAGAAAAACCCGCGGATCAACGACGCGGCGGTAGACGCCGTCGCCGAGTCGATCCGGCGGTTCGGGTTCCGCCAGCCGATCGTGGTGGACGCCGATGGCGTCATCGTCTGCGGGCATACGCGCTATCGCGCGGCGCAGAAGCTGGGCCTGGCCGAGGTGCCGGTCCACGTGGCCACGGACCTGACGCCGGAGCAGATCCGGGCGTACCGCATCGCCGACAACAAGACCGCCGAGCTGGCGGAATGGAACCTGGAGCTCCTGCCGATCGAGCTGGCCGAGCTGAAGGACGCCGGCATCGACTGGTCGCTGCTGGGGTTCGACGCCGACGAGCTGGCCGTCATGCTCGACCCCGGCGTGAAGCCGGGGCTGACCGACCCGGACGACGTGCCCGAGCCGCCGGACGAAGCCATCACCCAGCCGGGCGACCTGTGGATTCTGCGCAACGCGGACGGCATCGAGCACCGACTGGTCTGCGGCGACAGCGCATCCGCGGCGGACGTGGACCTGCTTCTGGCCGTCGATCCCGTGAAAGCTCTTGAGTTGCCAGCCGGCTCAGACGTCAAACCGAAGCTGTTGCCGATCCACCTGATCAACACCGACCCGCCTTACAACGTCCGCGTCGAGCCGCGCAGCAACAACGCCATCGCGGCGGGCCTCTCGTCGTTCGGTACGCCCGATGCACTCACGCACCACCAGGGGTTCGACCTGGCGCGCCGCCCGGAGATCGCCAAGCCAACGCACGCCAAGCTGCGGCCCAAAGACCGGCCGCTGGCCAACGACTTCGTGAGCGACGCCGAGTTCGACCGGCTGCTGCACGCGTGGTTCGGCAACATCGCCCGCGTGCTCGCGCTCGGTCGCGGCTTTTACATCTGGGGCGGGTACGCCAACTGCGGCAACTACCCACCGGTGCTGAAGGCCTGCGAACTGTATTTCTCGCAGGCGATCATCTGGGTCAAAGAGCATCCGGTCCTGACCCGCAAGGACTTCATGGGCAACCACGAGTGGTGCTTCTACGGCTGGAAAGAGGGCGCCGCCCACCGGTACTTCGGCCCCAACAACGCGGTGGGCGTCTGGCCGACAAACCGACCCGCGTATAAACCGGGTCAAAGCCACGAGTTGCGATACTTGCCTGCCTGTGCGTCGCATGCGGACAGGCCCCAGCCCCCGCGCCGGTCCTCCCCCAAAAAAAAATCTCTACAACGCCCGAAAAACCTTGATAATTGGGGGGGGGGGGGCGGGGGTACAATGGCGGGTAGGAGCGCGCCAGGTTCATGGCCTGGCGCGAGGGCAGGAGGAGCTCTCAGCTCGCAAAACGCATCACATTATTGAGGAGTGAATTATGAAAGGCATCATGAGACTTCTGGCGGCGGTGGTGGTCTGCGCGGGCGCGGCCGGCGCGCGGGCGAGCATCGTCATCGACACCGTCCCCGTCGGCAACGCCGGCAACGCGGGGGACACGCGGTACGACGTTGGCGGTTATGGCGCGGTCGGCTACGCGTTCAACATGGGCAAATTCGAGGTGACGGCCGGTCAGTACACCGCGTTCCTCAACGCCGTGGCCGCGACGGATACCTACGGGCTGTACAACACGGACATGGGAAGCTTTCCCAACCTTGGCGCCAACATTCAGCGCAGCGGCTCGTCGGGCAGCTACACCTACAGCGTGGCGGCGGACTGGGCCAACCGGCCGGTGAACTACGTCTCCTGGGGCGACGCGGCGCGGTTCGCTAACTGGCTGCACAACGGCCAACCGACGGGGGCGCAGGGGCTGAGCACCACCGAGGACGGCTCGTACTTCCTCAACGGGGCGACGAGCAATGCGGCGCTCATGGCCGTCACGCGAAAGCCCAACGCTACCTGGGTGATTCCCAGCGAGGACGAGTGGTACAAGGCGGCGTACCACAAGAACGACGGCGTGACCGGCAACTACTGGGACTACCCGACCGGCACGAACGCGGTCCCCAACAACGGGAACCCCGGAGGCGATACCGGCAACTCGGCGAACTTCTACGATGGCGATTCCACGATCGGAGGCCCCTACTGGCGGACGAACGCGGGGTTCTTAGGGCTTTCCGACAGTCCGTACGGCACGTTCGACCAGGGCGGGAACGTGTGGGAGTGGAACGAGGCGAACCTCTTCGGTTCGTCTCGCGGGTTTCGGGGCGGATCGTTCAACGCCAACGACCTCTACCTGCACGCGTCGTACCGCAACGGCAACAACCCGACGGTCGAGTACTACAGCATCGGGTTCCGTGTCTCCGAGGTTCCTGAGCCAGGCAGCCTGGCGATGCTGGCCTTCGCAGGAGTAGGGATGCTGGTCAGGCGAAGGGGGCTGGGACGATAGCCCTTTGTCCTTTGTCTCTTTTACCCTTTATCCGGGGCGGGCGCCGGCCCGCCCCGGTCCTTCGCCGCCGAAGGCGGCGCGCGAATTTATTTTGAGCCATGCGCACGCGCCGCATCAGCGAGGATTCCCGCAACGAGCCTCCCGTTCTGCTGGTCAAGTGGTACGACGTGACGAAGTGGCTGCTGGAGCGCGTGGACAACTTCCCGAAGAACCAGCGGTTCATTTTCGGCCAGCGGATTGCCGACCGAACGTTGAACGTCCTGGAAGTGCTGGTGGAAGCGGCTTACTCCGCCCGCAAGGTGGACCTTCTGGCGCGGGCCAACCGTCACATCGAGGTGTTGCGCTGGCTGATCCGCATGGCCACCGACCGCAAGCTGCTCACGCCGCGGCAGTACGAGTATTGCTGCATGGGCCTCAACGAGTGCGGCCGGATGGTCGGGGGCTGGTGGAAACAGGCGGCGGCGAAGGAGCGAAACGCCTATGCACCGCGTGAAGAACCTCTTTGAGCAGGTCTGCTCGATGCGGAACCTCCACCTTGCGGCCAGGGAGGCCCTGCGGGGCAAGCGGACGCGCCTGCCCGGGGCGCGCTTCTTCGGCGAACAGGAAAAGGAACTGGCGGCCCTGCACGAGGAATTGTCTTCCGGGACCTATCGGCACGGCGCTGATCGCTACTTCTGGATTCACGATCCCAAGGAACGGCTGGTGGCGGCGGCGCCGTTCCGCGACCGGGTGGTCCATCACGCCATCGTGCGGGTCATCGAGCCGATTTTCGAGAAGCGATTCATCGAGGACTCCTACGCCTGCCGCACCGGCAAGGGCACGCACGCGGCCATGCGGCGGGCGCTACACTTCGCTCGCGGGCATCGCTACGCGCTGAAGTGCGACGTGTTGAAGTTCTTCCCGAGCGTCGACCAGCAGGTGCTGTTGGGCTTGGTCGGTCGCGTGATCGCCGACCGGGAGGTTCTCGAGCTGCTGGGGCGCGTGTTGGCCAGCCACGCCGACGCAGAGTTCCCCGAGTGGCGGCCGAGAGGCGGGCTGTTCGATTACGAAATCCGCCGGACGGGCCTGCCGATCGGCAACCTGACCAGCCAGTTCCTGGCGAATGTGTACCTGAATCCGCTGGACCACTTCGTCAAGCACGAGCTGCGCGTAAAGGGGTATGTCCGGTACATGGACGATTTTCTGCTGTTCGGCGACGCCCGCGCCGCGTTGAAGGGCTGCGGCGCGAGGATCAAAGACAAGTTGTCCGAGATGTGCCTGCGGATGCACCCGGACAAGTATCGTCTACTGCCGACGGACAAGGGCGTGGACTTTGCGGGGTTCGTGGTGTTCGCGGACGGGCGGGTGCGGGTCCGATCCTCGTCGGTGCGGCGCTTTGATCGGCGCTATCGCCGGATGCTGTGGGAGGTAAATCGCAAACGGCGCGTCCCTGCCGACCTGACCATGCGCGTGCGGGCTTGGGGCGCTCACGTCGCCCACGCGCAGAGCTACGGGCTGCGCGCGGACGTGCTGGGCCGCCGGAGGAAGGCTCTCTGTGGGTGACCGGGAAGCGACATCGGTTCGTATCGCGGGTTGCGGGGCGGATCGTTCAACAACAACGACAACAACCTGCACGCGTCGAACCGCAACAACAACAACCCGACGAACGAGAACAACAACATCGGGTTCCGTGTCTCCGAAGCCCCTGAAACTCAGGCGGCGCAAGCCTGCGGCCTGATCCGGGCGGGAGGACAAAGCTCGCCCGGCCGAGCCGTGCTCAGGGACCACCCGGTCGTCCGGCGTGCCCGCTGCAACCGTGCAAAGCCTTGGCCAAGCATGGGCGAAGCGGGCAGGCGAAGAAGAAGGCCCGGCCGTGGTGAGTAGCAACAGCGAAAGGCGCGGCCGGGCCGCTATTTTCGTCAGCATAATCTCCAGCCTCTCTTGGCCAGTGCGTGACGCGCGAACGCATTCTCGCCGGCGCGATCCTCGGCCTGGCCGGGCCCGGGCGCAAGATCGCCGGGTTGATGACGCTGACGGTCGTGCGCCCCGACGACCTTGCCGACCGCATCCTCGACCGCGATAAGCATCCGCAGTGGCAGGGCGAGCGGACCAAGATGGTCTACGCCTGGCCGACGAACGAGGCGCTGTGGGCGCGCTACGCCGAGCTGTGGCGCGAGGGAATGCGGGCCGATCGGGGCATCGCCGACGCGACCGAGTTCTACCGCGCCAACCGTGAGGCGATGGACGAGGGAGCTGTCGTCGCCTGGCCGCAACGGCACCATCCCGACGAGCTGTCGGCCATCCAGCACGCGGTGAATCTGAAACTGGATCGCGGCGAGGCGGCGTTCTGGGCGGAGTATCAGAACGAGCCGCTGCCCGAGGAGCAGGTCGACGATGATCTGCTGACCGCCGACCAGATCGCCGCGAAGGTCAATGGCCTGAAGCGTGGCGAGGTGCCGCTCGGCGCGACGGCGCTGACCATGTTCATCGACGTGCAGGGGAAGGCGCTGTTCTGGCTCGTGGCCGCGTGGGAGGACGACTTCACCGGCTACGTCATCGACTACGGCACGGAGCCGGAGCAGAAGGAGGCGTACTTCACCCTGCGCGACATCCGTCGCACGTTGACCAGCACCGCATCCCGCGCCGGGCTGGAAGGCGCGATCTACGCCGGGCTGGAACGCCTCTGCGACCGGACGCTCGGCCGCGAGTGGCGGCGCGACGCTGAGGGCGACCAGGGAGGAAGCCCGAAGGCGGTGGTGCGGATCGACCGCTGTTTGATTGACGCAAACTGGGGCAGCTCGTCGGACGTCGTGTATCAGTTCTGCCGGCAATCGCAGTACGCCAGCGTCGTCATGCCGTCACACGGGCGCTACGTCGGGGCGTCGTCGATCCCGTTCTCTGAATACCGTCGCAAACGCGGCGACCGCGTAGGCCTGAACTGGCGCATCCCGGTCATCACCGGCAAGCGTGCCACGCGACATGTCGTGTTCGACACGAACTACTGGAAGTCCTTCGTCCATGCCCGGCTCGCCGTCCCGATGGGCGACCCCGGCTGCCTGTCGTTGTACGGCCGCAAGCCCGAGGCGCATCGCCTGATCGCCGAGCACCTGACCGCCGAGTACCGCGTGAAGACCGAAGGGCGCGGGCGCACCGTCGACGAGTGGAAGCTGCGCGTCGCGCAAAGTCGGCGGAGCCCTTGAAGGCTTCCCGGTTCACAACCGATCGGGTATCCTGGTCCACGACTCGAACTGCACGAATTGCGGGAGAAGCGAAGGCATGGCGGTTTGCGACCCGATACCCGTGATCGACCTGTTCGCGGGACCGGGCGGGCTGGGCGAGGGCTTCAGCGCTGCCCGCTTCCGCGGCCAGCACATCTTTCGCATCGCCCTCTCGATTGAAAAAGACCCGCACGCCCACGCCACGCTCATGCTGCGGGGCTTCTTCCGCCAGTTTACGGGCCGTCGCGTTCCAGAGGCCTATTACGAACATCTGCGCGGCGAGCTGGCTCGTGATGACCTGTACGCCCGTTACCCGGCCGAGGCACAGCGTGCCGCCCAGGAGGCGTGGCACGCGGAACTCGGCGGTGCATCGGCGCCGCCGGACCTCGTGCGCCGACGGATCCGCCAATCGCTGGCCGGAGCGAAAGCGTGGGTGCTCATCGGCGGTCCGCCGTGCCAGGCCTACTCGATCGCCGGCCGGTCGCGGAACCGCGGAATACGTGGATACGCGCTCGAGCGGGACGGTCGTCATCGCCTGTACGAAGAATACCTCCGCATCGTCGCGGACCTGTGGCCACCGGTCTTTGTGATGGAGAATGTCAAGGGCCTGCTGTCAACAACGATCCGGGGTGAGCTGCTGTTTGAACGCATGTGCGATGATCTTAGTGATCCGGCCCGTACCCGGCCGCGCCAGAAGCGGCGACGGTATCGCATTCTTTCACTCGGGGAGAAGGTGGAACGGAGCCCGTTCGATGGCGACTCCGTCCAGAGCTTTGTGGTCCGTGCTGAACGCCACGGGATTCCACAAGCCCGACATCGCGTAATCCTGCTTGGAATTCGGGAGGACCTGGGGGACATAACACCGCCAGTACTGCGAAGTCAAGAAGCAGTCCCCGCCGATGCCGTCCTGCAAGGACTTCCCCGGTTGCGTAGCGGTCTGTCGAGAGCATCGGGACGTATGTCGAAGTACGCAGGCGGCCAGGACGTCTGGCTCAACGCTATAAAACGTGAGATTAACAGCAGGTGGGTTGACGGAAACCACGGAATCGACAATAGGGAAACTGTCCGTGAACTCATCCGCTCAACCATCAAAGAACTGTGTGTTCCACCGGCGGATCGAGGTGCGGAGTTCGTCCGCGGACAGGTCACCGTCAACTACGAGCCGGAATGGTTTCTGGATGACAGGATCGGTGGAGCATGTAACCACGCTTCGCGGGCACATATGGACCGTGATCTGCACCGCTACCTGTTCGCAGCGTGCTACGCGGCGGTCAATCACCGGTCGCCGCGGATGAAGGACTTCCCGCCCGATCTGCAGCCGAATCACCGCAACGTGGCTGCGGCGATCAACGGCGGTTACTTTGACGACCGTTTCCGTGTGCAGCTCAGGAACGAGCCAGCAACGACAATTACCAGCCACATCCATAAGGACGGCCATTACTACATTCACCCGGATCCGTCACAGTGCAGAAGCCTCACCGTCCGCGAAGCGGCGCGGATTCAGACATTTCCCGATAACTATTACTTCACAGGGTTGCGCTCGCAGCAGTACATTCAGGTCGGAAACGCGGTGCCTCCTCTGCTGGCGCGC from the Planctomycetia bacterium genome contains:
- a CDS encoding DNA cytosine methyltransferase gives rise to the protein MAVCDPIPVIDLFAGPGGLGEGFSAARFRGQHIFRIALSIEKDPHAHATLMLRGFFRQFTGRRVPEAYYEHLRGELARDDLYARYPAEAQRAAQEAWHAELGGASAPPDLVRRRIRQSLAGAKAWVLIGGPPCQAYSIAGRSRNRGIRGYALERDGRHRLYEEYLRIVADLWPPVFVMENVKGLLSTTIRGELLFERMCDDLSDPARTRPRQKRRRYRILSLGEKVERSPFDGDSVQSFVVRAERHGIPQARHRVILLGIREDLGDITPPVLRSQEAVPADAVLQGLPRLRSGLSRASGRMSKYAGGQDVWLNAIKREINSRWVDGNHGIDNRETVRELIRSTIKELCVPPADRGAEFVRGQVTVNYEPEWFLDDRIGGACNHASRAHMDRDLHRYLFAACYAAVNHRSPRMKDFPPDLQPNHRNVAAAINGGYFDDRFRVQLRNEPATTITSHIHKDGHYYIHPDPSQCRSLTVREAARIQTFPDNYYFTGLRSQQYIQVGNAVPPLLARQIAEVVYGVLRGAGMTG